TTTTAAAATATCTCTTATGAGGGTCTTACTTTCAGGGTAGGTATTTGTTGTCGCAATTCTCCCCAAAAAAACGGAAAAATTTTTAAACGAAGGGAAAGTCTTAACAAACTCTATAATTTCACTTTTTGGCTTTAACAACGGGGAATACACCAGACCTGTATTGGGGTTTACTCTGTTAACGCGCTCGATACTCATATCTAGATGTTGAACTTGATACACTTCACTTCCTACAACGACATCTCCATATTTTAACTGCGGTGTCAATTTACCTGCGATCCCTACAAATAAAATAAACTTAGGATGATAGGTACTAATTAACAGTGTATTCGTTGCTGCCGCATAGACTTCACCTATTCCTGTACTGGTTAGCAATACCGGATATCCCTTAAAGCGACCACAATAATAAGTGATTCCCTCTTTTTGGAATTTTTGATAAGGAGCAATGATTGTCAATAATCGGGAGCATTCGGATACTGTAGCCGTTTCTATTACAAAAACAGGTTTTCCAAGGCAAGCATCACTCTGTGCATTTCCTGATGATGACCAAAAAATCACTATCAATGTGACAATGAGTGACTTTTCAAACAATGCACGTCTAAAAGACATACCCAAACCTTGACAAAATTTATTCATGGTGTATTAATGAATAGCATAACATAAGGCATAAATTCTTTTTTACAAGGTGAGTCACTCCCCTTTCTTTCCTGATTATTGAAGCATGTTTGGATTGAATGGTTGTCCATTAATTATCAATTGTTGATTTTCTAATTTGAAGATTAAGACATAATCACTACCCTCAACCTTCAAAAATCCTTTGCTCGTTAACGCTTGCAACATTTTGTCAACTTGCATCTGCGCTTCGGCCTGGGTATCAGTAACTGCTGATACAGGATTAGCTACAGCACCCGGGACAACTGCAGGCTGATTATTTGTTGCTGGTGTATTTTTGCTATCGAGATCACTCTTC
The nucleotide sequence above comes from Legionella hackeliae. Encoded proteins:
- a CDS encoding 5'-methylthioadenosine/S-adenosylhomocysteine nucleosidase family protein, translating into MSFRRALFEKSLIVTLIVIFWSSSGNAQSDACLGKPVFVIETATVSECSRLLTIIAPYQKFQKEGITYYCGRFKGYPVLLTSTGIGEVYAAATNTLLISTYHPKFILFVGIAGKLTPQLKYGDVVVGSEVYQVQHLDMSIERVNRVNPNTGLVYSPLLKPKSEIIEFVKTFPSFKNFSVFLGRIATTNTYPESKTLIRDILKTGSKAVAMEDYAIIATCELLNANCLTVRAISDNPQKILIMDNENRYCISASERASAMDNLVSFVKVFLDKWLQVKGNLGS